In the Streptomyces sp. NBC_01276 genome, GCGACGGCCCGGCCGATGAGTTCGATGGTGTCGGTCGCCGCACCCGGCCCGGCGGGCAGCGGGCCACCGAACATTTTCAGCAATTGTTCGGAACCGGCAGTGGCACCGACCGGCCGATCGGCGAGACCCGCCAGATATTCGGTGGCCTGCTGATAGGCCAATGCGAGAGGCGCACTGTCTGCTGTGGTCATAGTACTAACCTAGGGCGCGGGCACTGACGTACGACTGACGAATATGGCCGGAACAACCGGTTACCCGGACTCCGTGGACTTCACGGGCCGTTGGACTGTATTACTTTCTCCTGTGGCCCGGTCCGACCGGCGGGCCGCCCGTGCCGAGCCATGAGACATGAGGAGTACCGATGTCCGACGAGCAGACACGCAAGGTTATCGACCAGTTCAACCAGGCATTCCAGCAGCACGACCCCAGCCTGCTGAAAGACCTCCTCGCCGAGAACTGCCGGCTGGAGAACTCCGGCCCGGCTCCCGACGGCTCCAAGCACGTCGGGTACGACGAATGTCTGCAGTTCTGGAGCGCCATCGCGGGCAACGAGGGAATGACCTTCGAGGTGGAGGAGGTCTGGACGGCCGGCGAGCGCGCGGTGTGCCGCTGGACGCTGCGCTGGGGCGGCGGTCCGCAGGACTTCGTGCGGGGCGTGAACGTGACCCGCCTCGAAGGCGGACTGATCGTCGAGAGCTTCGGCTACGTCAAGGGCTGATCCCCGAAAAGGAGGGGGGACGGGCCGCATGCGGCCCGTCCCCCCTCCTTTCGCGCTTTCGCGCTTTCGCTCGCGTTTCCCCTCCGGTGCCGGCCTCAGCCGAGCTGGGAGACGATCATCACGCAGTCCTCCAGGGCCTTGGTGGCGTGGCCCTTGCCGTGCGTGTCCTCGACCAGCTGGGTGTTGCCGGGTACGAAGGTGCGCCAGGTCCCGTCGCTGACACCGCACTCCATCCGACCGCTGACCAGGGTCATGATCTGGCGGCGCGGCGCCGGGTGGAAGTCGCCGAACCACCCGGCCGGGATGTAGAGGTAGACGGCCTGCTTGGCCGGCACGCCCTCGGAGACGAACAGCGAGGGCGCGGGCGGGGCGAAATTCACCGCCGTCACCTCCAGCGTCTCGTCGATGAAATGCGATTCCCCGTTCTCGTCGGCGTACAGACGCGATACGGCAATCTTGGCGGTCTCGGCGCTCACGGGAACTCCCCTGGTACCAGATTCGTAGTGGCTCGATCGCCTTCGACTATCCCAGTCAGCACTGATGGCTCCCTGACCGGTGCCCGTATTTCCTTCTCAGATATCCATCAGCACGGTGTCAGCCGTCCCGTGCCAAGCTGATGTCACAGAAAGGCCGAGGAGAGGTTCCCAAAGCGGCCGAATGGGGTCCGGAATCTCGCCGGACGGGCTCTGCCCACGCAGGTTCGAATCCTGCCCTCTCCGCTGGTGCTCATCCCAGGCACGCGCATCCCGATCCGGTACCAGGGGTGCGCGTGTCTTTGGCATGAGGGGCCCCGCACCCACCCGCAGCGGTGCGCGGGGCCCCGCGAGCGCCTCCCTTCGTCCCCGGACCCGCGACGCGCGACGCGCGGAGCGGGCGCGGCCGGCCGGCATCCCGCCCGCCGGCAGCC is a window encoding:
- a CDS encoding nuclear transport factor 2 family protein encodes the protein MSDEQTRKVIDQFNQAFQQHDPSLLKDLLAENCRLENSGPAPDGSKHVGYDECLQFWSAIAGNEGMTFEVEEVWTAGERAVCRWTLRWGGGPQDFVRGVNVTRLEGGLIVESFGYVKG